CATTTGCTGATCCAGAATCCAATCCAAGTCTGGAAGGAACAGTAGTATTCACTCATGGCACAGCGACTGATGCCTTAAAAGATTACTTTTCAGATTGGATGAAGGGTGATTATGACAAAATGTACGTGTACTTGTTGAAAGGGGATAAAAAAATAGTTTCCAAAGATACCTTTGTAAACGAATTTAAGAAAGCTGAGGCTAATGGTCTAAGGATTGATTCTTATAAACTTTCAAAAGCCGTTTTTAAGACTGCAAGAGGCTATGCTGAAGTCAATATAAAAATCTCGTTTACTGAAAACAATCAAAAATTTGATATTGTAAAGACTATTTCTGTATACGTTGAAGATAACGAATGGAGACTTTCCTCTATTCCAATTTACTTCCCTGGATCACCAGGATCAATGTTGCCAGATTAGTAATATCAATAAATATGAAAATTTTGTCTATAAGCTAAAGGAGGAATAAGGATTGTCTTTGGAATCATTAAAAGATGAAGCTAAGGAAGAAATAGAAAAGGCCTCTTCTAGTCAGGAAATTTTGGAGATATATTCAAAATATCTTGGGAGAAAAGGTTTAATTACCGAGCTATTTTCTAAATTGAAAGATTTAAGTTTTGAAGAGAAAAAAAGATTTGGTATGGAGCTTAATAGTATAAAAATTTTTATTACTGAGATAAAAGAAAGAAAATTGTCTATGATCAAAGAACAGACAATTCACAATAACCTTGAGAAATTGAGGATCGATAGCTCTCTTCCTGGAGACTGTCAAAATGTCGGCTCGCTTCACCCTCTGACAACTGTAATAGACAATATTATTGAAATATTTGTTGGCATTGGATACACAATATTTGAGGGCCCTGAGATAGAGAGCGATTACTACAACTTTGAAGCCCTAAATATTCCAAAAGACCATCCTGCGAGAGAGATGCAAGACTCTTTTTATCTATCTAACGATATATTGTTAAGAACTCATACCTCGCCTGTACAGATTAGAGCAATGCAATCACTAAAACCGCCAATTAGAATAATAGCTCCCGGCAAAACCTATAGGAGAGATGCTAAAGATTCACGACACTCTCCTGTTTTTCATCAAGTCGAAGGTTTGACAATCGGCAAAAAAATTTCATTTGCTAATCTAAAGGGCACTTTAGAATATTTTGCAAAATCTTTTTTTGGAGAAGGTTGCGAGATTCAGTTTAGACCTAGTTACTTCCCATTTACTGAGCCAAGTGCCGAAGTTGATATAAAGTGCATATTTTGTGAAGGGAAGGGATGTACAATCTGTAGCCATACTGGATGGTTAGAGGTACTGGGTGCTGGAATGGTTCATCCAAACGTCTTGAGAAATGTTGGCTATAATCCAGAGGAGTGGCAAGGATTCGCATTTGGAATGGGCCCTGAGAGATTGGCGATGTTAAAATATTCGATTAACGATATAAGGATGTTTTACGATAACGATTTGAGATTTATACATTCATTTATAAATAGTTAGAATTTTTCATTCTAATAACTTTTTTATTCATTTTTTTAAGGAGGTTTTATTGCTTTGAAGGTTTCCTTATCTTGGTTGAGTGAAATTCTTGGCGAATGTCTTACTGTAGAAAATGTTTCAGATATATTGCAAAGTGCTGGAATAGAAGTTGAACAAATTGATGAAGTTAAGACAGATTTTAATAACGTAGCAATAGGAAGAATTATAAATCATGAAAAGCATCCAGATGCAGACAGGCTTTTCGTTGTAGACGTGGATTTTGGAGAAAATGTAAAAAGGATTGTCACTGCAGCAACCAATTTAAGTGTAGGCGATATTGTTCCAGTTGCCCTTCATGGCTCCAAATTATCAACTGGCACTACTATAAAAAAGTCAAAATTAAGAGGCATATTGTCAGAAGGGATGTTTTGTTCTGCGAATGAATTAGGCTTTGGCAAGGATCACTCTGGCATTATGATATTGAACGATGAAAAATTCCAAATAGGCGCAGATCTTGTTTCTGTTCTGGGCGAAAAAGATTATGTATTTGATTTGGCCATCCCTGCCAATAGACCTGATCTAATGGGGGTTGTTGGCATTGCAAGGGAGATTGGTGCAAAGTTAAAGCTAAAAGTTAAGATCAATGGGTTTGATTGTAAATATTCAAATGACCCGTGTCCTGTCAAAATTAAAATTAATTTTTTGGAAGGGTGTCCTGTTTATTTAGGCCAGTGGATTGAAAATGTTCAAATAAAGCCTTCTTCGCCATTTATTGCCGAAAAGTTAAAAAAAGTTGGTATAAGACCGATTAATAATATTGTTGATTGTACAAATTATGTTATGCACCTTTTCGGCCACCCACTCCATGCATTTGATATGAATAAGATAAATAAAAACATCTTTGTAAGACGTGGACTTGATGGAGAAAAATTAAAACTATTGGATGGGTCTGAAGTATCTTTAAATGAAAATGATATTGTAATAGCAGACGAATCTGGGTCAATAGGACTTGCTGGCATTATGGGTGGTGAAAATTCGGAAATCTCAAACGAGACAACTGATGTCTTTCTTGAAGCTGCCATTTTCAATCATGTAAATATTAGAAGGACATCGAGAAGGTTGGGTATCAGGAGTGAGGCTTCTATTAGGTTTGAGAAGGGCTTGTATTGGAAAGATGTCTCAAATATAATCACCTTTGCTGCGTCTATGATAGCTTCAATAACCGGTGCCTCACTGCATAGCAATGTCGAAGTTGATGGAATTATCCCAGAAAATTCTGGAGACATATTCTTGGTGCCAGAGAAAGTAAATTCAGTTTTGGGAACATCTTTTTCTAAAACCGACATTCAAGAATCTCTTCAAAACTTGAATTTTAAAGTCGATCTTAAAGAAAATGGATTTAACGTAATTAGGCCTACATATAGGTTAGATATTAAAGAGGCCGCCGATCTTATAGAAGAAGTTGCAAGATTTCAAGGCTTTTCAAAAGTTCCTTCCGTATTGCCAAATGAAGCTATGCCTGGATTTTTACCCAAAAAAATAAAATTTGTTAATAAAATAAAGAATTATTTTTCAAGCAATGGCTTTACTGAATCAATTTGTGACACTTTGATATCTATGGACGATATTCAAAAAACAAGTGTAACCTTTGCTGAGAATAGTGATAGCTCAATTTACAATGATGAAAGCGAAGTTATAAAGGTGTTGTCTCCTCTTTCTGAAGAGCACAGTGTCTTAAGAACTTCAATGTTAGAGCCATTAACCATGCTTTTAAAGAGGCATTTGAATAGGCAAATTTATGATATTTCTTTTTTTGAAGTTGGGAAGGTATTTAAAAAGAGAAATAACTCATTTTTAGAGGATCATATTTTGGGGACAGTGGCCA
This genomic window from Thermodesulfobium sp. 4217-1 contains:
- a CDS encoding NTF2-like N-terminal transpeptidase domain-containing protein; its protein translation is MKNLILILFTVVAVLFFQTSSFADPESNPSLEGTVVFTHGTATDALKDYFSDWMKGDYDKMYVYLLKGDKKIVSKDTFVNEFKKAEANGLRIDSYKLSKAVFKTARGYAEVNIKISFTENNQKFDIVKTISVYVEDNEWRLSSIPIYFPGSPGSMLPD
- the pheT gene encoding phenylalanine--tRNA ligase subunit beta, coding for MKVSLSWLSEILGECLTVENVSDILQSAGIEVEQIDEVKTDFNNVAIGRIINHEKHPDADRLFVVDVDFGENVKRIVTAATNLSVGDIVPVALHGSKLSTGTTIKKSKLRGILSEGMFCSANELGFGKDHSGIMILNDEKFQIGADLVSVLGEKDYVFDLAIPANRPDLMGVVGIAREIGAKLKLKVKINGFDCKYSNDPCPVKIKINFLEGCPVYLGQWIENVQIKPSSPFIAEKLKKVGIRPINNIVDCTNYVMHLFGHPLHAFDMNKINKNIFVRRGLDGEKLKLLDGSEVSLNENDIVIADESGSIGLAGIMGGENSEISNETTDVFLEAAIFNHVNIRRTSRRLGIRSEASIRFEKGLYWKDVSNIITFAASMIASITGASLHSNVEVDGIIPENSGDIFLVPEKVNSVLGTSFSKTDIQESLQNLNFKVDLKENGFNVIRPTYRLDIKEAADLIEEVARFQGFSKVPSVLPNEAMPGFLPKKIKFVNKIKNYFSSNGFTESICDTLISMDDIQKTSVTFAENSDSSIYNDESEVIKVLSPLSEEHSVLRTSMLEPLTMLLKRHLNRQIYDISFFEVGKVFKKRNNSFLEDHILGTVATGRRQLNPWRLSVDDKNWSFYSFKGIFENFLRFFGFSEWDVSPEVREVFHPSISCAFVINNKKIIEIGEVNPRILHNWDINQPFFYSELFLDEFFELMELKNDKHNFSIFPAATRDISLIVPNEVFYFRIQDEVKLLNCPILESLTVIDVYQGKGIPDNMKSITLSLRFRSDEKTLSNDEINEWVNIIVQKLKDNLAIIIRSEN